The nucleotide window GATCAAGCAAACGATCGTAAAAACAATCGCACTTGGTTGCATACACGTGGCTTGCATGGCGAAACGGCATTGAAATGGGTTACCCTTCGCCGTGCCGCGCGGTTTGCTTCTGTGAGGTATCTTGTGACGCGTCTGCGATGTGTCCTGTGATGTGTCCTGTGACGCTTGCAGTGATGCTCCGCTGATGCTTTCACTGATGCTTCCACTGATGCAATCCGCGGGTGCATGAACCTGGCCCACCGTCTGCCCCATCGAAGAGCTCCTTATGCCCGCCACCCCTGCCATGTACAACACGATCGCGCTGGTCGTCCGGCCCAACACGGCCGGCATCGAAGATTCCGTGCGCGATGTCCTCGCTTTCCTGCGCGACGGCGGCTTCAGTGTCGTGTTTGAAACGGATACGGCCGCCCACCTGAACATGCCCGAGATCCCCGCGATGAGCGCGCAGGGCATCGGCGAAAAATGCGATTGCGCGATCGTGATGGGCGGCGATGGCACCATGCTGGGCATCGCCCGCCAGCTGGCGCCGTTCGAGGTGCCGCTGATCGGCATCAACCAGGGCCGGCTCGGCTTCATGACCGATATCCCGCTGGAAGGCATGCTGCCCGTGCTGGGCCGCATCCTGGCCGGCACGCACAAGGCCGAGCGCCGCACCCTGCTGGAAGGGCGCGTGCTGCGCGATGGCAAGGCGATCCACGTCGGCCTGGCCGTCAACGACGTGGTGGTGGCGCGCGGCGCCGGTTCCGGCATGGTGGAATTGCGCGTCGATGTCGACGATCACTTCATGTACAACCAGCGTTCGGACGGCCTGATCGTTTCCACCCCCACCGGCTCCACCGCCTACGCGCTGTCGGCCGGCGGGCCGCTGCTGCACCCCACGCTGGGCGGCATCGTGCTGGTGCCGATCGCGCCGCACGCGCTGTCGAACCGCCCGATCGTGCTGCCCGATTCCAGCGAGATCGTCATCGAGATCAACCGCGGGCGCGACATCACCGTGAACTTCGACATGCAGACGTTCGCCAGCCTGATGCCGCAAGACCGCATCCACATCCGCCGTTCGCCGCACGCGATCACCTTCCTGCATCCGGAAGGCTGGAGCTACTACAACACGCTGCGCGAAAAACTGCACTGGAACGAGTACCCGTCCACGGACGGAAAAATCTAACAAGAAGGCCTTCTGCGAGACCTATGCTGCGTACATTGTCCATCCGCGATTTCGTCATTGTCGATTCCATCGAACTGGAATTTTCCGCCGGCTTCACGGTGTTCACGGGCGAAACAGGCGCCGGCAAGTCGATCCTGATCGATGCGCTCACCCTCGCGCTGGGCGGGCGGGGCGATGCGAGCGTGGTGCGCGAAGGCGCGGCCAAGGCCGACATCACGGCCGATTTCGCCATCACCGACGCGGCGCGGCAATGGCTGGAAGCGAACGAGTGCGCCTCCGAGGATGGCGGCGCGCTGCTGCGCCGCGTGATCGACAACGCCGGCCGCTCGAAGGCCTACATCAACGGCATCGCCGCCACGGCGGCCCAGCTGCGCGAGCTGGGCGACCTGCTGGTGGATATCCACGGCCAGCATGCCCACCAGTCGCTGCTCAAGACGGATGCGCAGCGCGAACTGCTCGACAGCCAGGCCAGCGCGAACGGCAAGGAAGTGGCCACCGCCTACAAGGCCTGGCGCGCGCTGGCCAAGCAGCTGGAGGAATTCGAAACCAACGCCGCCAATGTCCTGCTCGAACGCGAGCGGCTGGAATGGCAGGTCGGCGAACTGGACAAGCTGGCGCCGAAGCCGGGCGAATGGGCCGAGATCGGCAACGAGCACAGCCGGCTGTCGCACGCGGCCAGCCTGCTCGAAGGCGCGCAGGAAGCGCTCGCCGCCATTTCCGAGTCGGACGAGCAGCCGATCGTGTCGCAACTGTCGTCGCTGAACCAGAAGCTGGCCAAGCTGGTGTCCGTGGATGCCGAAATGCAGCCCATCGTCGACCTGATCGAATCGGCCCGCATCCAGCTGCAGGAATCGGCCTATGCGCTGAACACCTACCTCGACAAGGTGGAGCTGGACCCGGATCGCCTGCGCGAAGTGGATGCAAGGATGGAAGCGCTGCATTCGTCGGCCCGCAAGTTCCGCGTCGACCCCGACGACCTGCCGGCCGAACACGCCCGCCTGGCTGCGCAGCTGAACCAGCTGGCCGATGCCACCGACATCGAAGGCTTGCGCAAGCAGGAAGCAAAGCTGAAGGAAGACTACCTGGCGGTGGCCCGCAAGCTGTCCGCCACGCGCGCCGCCGCGGCGCGGGCCTTGAGCGATGCGGTCACCCGGGCGATGCAGGACCTGAACATGACAGGCGGACGCTTCGAAGTGGCACTGCATCCATGCGAACCGTCGGCCAAGGGCCTCGAACAGGTGGAGTTCCTGGTGGCCGGCCACGCCGGCGTGGCGCCGCGCCCGCTGGCCAAGGTGGCGTCCGGCGGCGAACTGGCGCGTATCTCGCTCGCCATTTCCGTCATCACATCGAACGCCACCACCGTGCCCACGCTGATCTTCGACGAGGTCGACAGCGGCATCGGCGGCGGTGTCGCCGAAGTGGTGGGCCGGCTGCTGAAGCGCCTGGGCCAGGAGCGGCAGGTACTGTGCGTGACCCACCTGCCGCAGGTGGCCAGCCAGGGCAACA belongs to Pseudoduganella albidiflava and includes:
- a CDS encoding NAD kinase, with protein sequence MPATPAMYNTIALVVRPNTAGIEDSVRDVLAFLRDGGFSVVFETDTAAHLNMPEIPAMSAQGIGEKCDCAIVMGGDGTMLGIARQLAPFEVPLIGINQGRLGFMTDIPLEGMLPVLGRILAGTHKAERRTLLEGRVLRDGKAIHVGLAVNDVVVARGAGSGMVELRVDVDDHFMYNQRSDGLIVSTPTGSTAYALSAGGPLLHPTLGGIVLVPIAPHALSNRPIVLPDSSEIVIEINRGRDITVNFDMQTFASLMPQDRIHIRRSPHAITFLHPEGWSYYNTLREKLHWNEYPSTDGKI
- the recN gene encoding DNA repair protein RecN, which gives rise to MLRTLSIRDFVIVDSIELEFSAGFTVFTGETGAGKSILIDALTLALGGRGDASVVREGAAKADITADFAITDAARQWLEANECASEDGGALLRRVIDNAGRSKAYINGIAATAAQLRELGDLLVDIHGQHAHQSLLKTDAQRELLDSQASANGKEVATAYKAWRALAKQLEEFETNAANVLLERERLEWQVGELDKLAPKPGEWAEIGNEHSRLSHAASLLEGAQEALAAISESDEQPIVSQLSSLNQKLAKLVSVDAEMQPIVDLIESARIQLQESAYALNTYLDKVELDPDRLREVDARMEALHSSARKFRVDPDDLPAEHARLAAQLNQLADATDIEGLRKQEAKLKEDYLAVARKLSATRAAAARALSDAVTRAMQDLNMTGGRFEVALHPCEPSAKGLEQVEFLVAGHAGVAPRPLAKVASGGELARISLAISVITSNATTVPTLIFDEVDSGIGGGVAEVVGRLLKRLGQERQVLCVTHLPQVASQGNSHFQVAKSTLANGKTASRIEVLDAKARVEEVARMLGGLEITATTRKHARELLAS